The following proteins are co-located in the Paludibaculum fermentans genome:
- a CDS encoding DUF4097 family beta strand repeat-containing protein, translating into MPVRNKTAFSAAALAACALVFGAQQEATRDINKTLVLRAGQRLRVENKFGPVNVRGTSRGDVSVRATIRVAAEDRTQAEALMNEIRVEAESTADGARVATIYPDDSVRGGLFRRMRRNNISYSVSYEIEIPQSASLDVANAFGSIAASGLNAGVQISGANGAVRLDDSGGVATIENRFGAVDVGRHKGDVTIRNTNGAVTVTDAAGLVNVTNGFGAVRLTRIGKGTTVVNKNGEVILDDSGPANLSNSFAQVTARQVKGDLTVNSTNSAIDASSIAGAANLRTSFGKITLTHVGRHAYVVNQNGEIVVEDAASADLTTTFAPVVVRQVKGFLKVSSGNGAVNASSIGGSAAVQTSFGPVDLQSVNGEVTVTDNNGSVTVDNAGGKISVKNSFGSVNLKGARGPVSVQSQNGAVSAQLSGRGCQPADIQTSFAQVRLTLPETANYDVVASTSFGGIRSDFPLTMQGELNQSSVRGKLGQGGCSLQVTNRNGGIEFLKGR; encoded by the coding sequence GCGGCTTCGCGTCGAGAACAAATTCGGCCCGGTGAACGTCCGGGGAACCTCCCGCGGAGACGTCTCGGTTCGCGCCACCATCCGCGTCGCCGCCGAGGATCGCACGCAAGCCGAAGCCCTCATGAACGAGATCCGCGTTGAGGCTGAATCCACGGCCGACGGCGCCCGTGTCGCCACCATCTATCCCGACGACTCCGTGCGGGGTGGCCTCTTCCGCCGCATGCGCCGCAACAATATCTCTTACTCGGTGAGCTACGAGATCGAAATTCCGCAGTCGGCTTCCCTGGACGTCGCCAACGCGTTCGGTTCCATTGCGGCCTCCGGGCTAAACGCCGGCGTCCAGATCTCCGGAGCCAACGGCGCCGTGCGCCTCGACGACAGCGGCGGCGTGGCCACCATCGAAAACCGTTTTGGAGCCGTCGACGTCGGCCGCCACAAGGGGGATGTCACCATCCGCAACACAAACGGCGCGGTCACCGTCACCGACGCCGCCGGCCTAGTCAATGTGACGAATGGCTTCGGAGCCGTGCGCCTCACCCGCATCGGCAAGGGCACCACGGTGGTCAATAAGAACGGCGAAGTCATTCTCGACGATAGCGGTCCGGCCAATCTCTCCAACTCGTTCGCCCAGGTCACCGCCCGTCAGGTGAAGGGCGACCTCACGGTCAACTCCACCAACTCCGCCATCGATGCCAGTTCCATTGCGGGCGCCGCCAATCTGCGCACCTCCTTTGGAAAGATCACGCTCACCCATGTGGGCCGGCACGCCTACGTCGTCAACCAGAACGGGGAGATCGTCGTGGAAGATGCCGCCTCGGCTGACCTCACCACGACCTTCGCCCCCGTGGTGGTCCGCCAGGTGAAGGGTTTCCTCAAAGTCAGTTCCGGCAATGGCGCCGTCAACGCCTCGTCCATTGGCGGTTCCGCCGCGGTCCAAACCTCATTCGGCCCGGTCGATCTGCAGTCGGTGAATGGAGAGGTCACCGTCACCGACAACAACGGTTCGGTCACGGTGGACAACGCAGGCGGGAAGATCTCGGTCAAGAACTCCTTCGGCTCCGTCAACCTGAAAGGCGCCAGGGGGCCCGTCTCCGTCCAGTCCCAGAACGGAGCAGTCTCCGCCCAACTCTCCGGCCGCGGCTGCCAGCCCGCCGACATCCAGACCTCCTTCGCCCAGGTGCGCCTCACCCTGCCAGAAACGGCCAATTACGATGTCGTGGCGAGCACCAGCTTCGGTGGCATCCGCTCCGACTTCCCACTCACCATGCAGGGTGAGCTGAACCAGTCGTCGGTCCGCGGGAAACTAGGCCAGGGCGGCTGCAGCTTGCAGGTCACCAACCGCAACGGCGGCATCGAATTCCTGAAAGGCCGGTAA
- a CDS encoding 50S ribosomal protein L11 methyltransferase, whose translation MRSSGVRSASALPCKVPYRIDIADPPDDALDLLIELGALDIEQLAGGLAAILPDSVQPEAVALALRSASITVSPAQGRDNDSVWLLRTAPLRAGGILVVPPGVDAPEGSLRLADSEAFGTGHHPTTALCLEVLAEIIAEDHPSSVLDVGTGSGILALAALLLGVDKATGIDIEPAALEAAAANARLNHLGRRLRLILGGPEAVEGAWPLVVANVLTAPLIEMAPMLVRRLGHRGRLILSGISTTLEAEVRQAYRHVGVNCTASQTRDGWIVLLGQASW comes from the coding sequence TTGCGGAGTTCTGGCGTCCGCTCCGCCAGTGCGCTACCCTGCAAGGTGCCCTACCGCATCGATATCGCTGATCCGCCGGATGACGCGCTCGACCTCCTCATCGAGTTGGGGGCCCTGGATATCGAGCAGCTTGCCGGCGGCCTCGCCGCCATCCTCCCCGACTCCGTCCAGCCCGAGGCCGTCGCTCTCGCCTTGCGATCCGCGTCCATCACCGTCTCGCCCGCCCAGGGCCGCGACAACGACTCGGTCTGGCTCCTGCGCACCGCACCCCTCCGCGCGGGTGGAATCCTGGTGGTCCCGCCGGGCGTCGATGCTCCGGAAGGGTCCCTCCGCCTGGCGGACTCCGAGGCTTTCGGTACCGGCCATCACCCCACAACGGCTCTCTGCCTGGAGGTCCTGGCGGAGATCATCGCCGAGGACCACCCCTCGTCCGTTCTCGATGTCGGCACAGGCTCCGGGATCCTGGCACTGGCCGCCCTGCTGCTGGGAGTGGACAAGGCCACAGGCATCGATATCGAACCGGCCGCCCTCGAAGCGGCCGCCGCCAACGCCCGCCTGAATCACCTGGGCCGCCGGCTCCGCTTGATCCTGGGCGGGCCCGAAGCGGTCGAAGGCGCCTGGCCCCTGGTAGTGGCAAACGTCCTCACCGCGCCCCTCATTGAGATGGCTCCGATGCTGGTGCGCCGCCTGGGTCACCGCGGCCGCCTCATCCTGTCCGGCATCTCCACCACGCTGGAAGCCGAGGTCCGCCAGGCCTACCGCCATGTGGGCGTCAATTGCACCGCTTCGCAGACCCGCGACGGCTGGATAGTCCTCCTCGGGCAGGCGTCCTGGTAG
- a CDS encoding PEP-CTERM sorting domain-containing protein yields MACILVGAFVATANAAVLTIQPIKICDDGGLNCANDTEQTFLAETNKIWAQAGLTFSYLPFTTTNSSTFLSLDNQGEVDSLFTTAPGAAANPLVISMWFVANHFDAFGEVNTIGGNKIVIDEVIFGVNRLDTIAHEVGHLLGLMHDDPGVDVDFLMRSGSDRVTPSVIGDITPDGAGLDKLTAAQIKTALADPKVSAVPEPATSALILFGLGGLALARRRKMARV; encoded by the coding sequence ATGGCTTGCATCCTGGTCGGCGCCTTCGTGGCCACCGCCAATGCGGCAGTTCTGACGATTCAGCCGATCAAAATCTGCGACGATGGCGGACTGAATTGCGCGAACGACACGGAACAAACCTTCCTGGCTGAAACCAACAAGATCTGGGCTCAAGCCGGGCTCACCTTCAGCTATCTGCCCTTCACGACCACGAATTCGTCTACCTTCCTCAGCCTCGACAATCAGGGGGAGGTGGACTCTTTGTTTACCACCGCGCCGGGTGCTGCGGCAAACCCTCTCGTGATTAGCATGTGGTTTGTGGCGAACCATTTCGATGCGTTCGGCGAGGTAAATACGATCGGCGGTAACAAGATCGTCATCGATGAAGTGATCTTCGGCGTGAACCGGCTGGACACTATCGCCCACGAGGTTGGACACCTGCTTGGCCTCATGCACGATGATCCCGGTGTGGACGTGGACTTCCTGATGCGCAGCGGTTCCGATCGCGTCACGCCGAGCGTGATTGGCGACATCACGCCGGATGGCGCGGGACTGGACAAACTAACGGCCGCCCAGATCAAGACGGCTCTCGCCGATCCCAAGGTCAGCGCGGTGCCGGAACCAGCCACTTCTGCCCTGATTCTCTTTGGGCTTGGCGGCTTGGCGCTGGCGCGCCGCCGGAAGATGGCCCGTGTGTAG
- a CDS encoding immunity protein TriTu family protein — MMRHPLTLQEIICWYRSKKLALAGSDVSIVDIRERTDDIPAAAADFRTPKTMGRINGWVTGEFDFEAVRVPDGEDLFWHHASVQRFEALEETYDKFLQCMSNSGKVAGP, encoded by the coding sequence ATGATGAGACATCCTCTGACCCTTCAGGAAATCATCTGCTGGTATCGCTCGAAAAAGCTTGCTCTTGCTGGTTCAGATGTATCAATCGTAGACATCCGCGAGAGGACCGATGATATTCCAGCAGCGGCCGCCGACTTCAGAACTCCCAAGACCATGGGGCGCATAAACGGGTGGGTGACGGGTGAGTTCGATTTCGAGGCAGTACGAGTGCCAGATGGCGAGGATTTGTTTTGGCATCATGCCAGCGTCCAGCGGTTTGAGGCGCTTGAAGAAACTTACGACAAATTCCTTCAATGCATGTCCAATTCCGGCAAGGTCGCTGGCCCCTGA
- a CDS encoding RNA polymerase sigma factor, whose amino-acid sequence MPELGNEVAPPEWPGWPDEGCLLESLRSGSESAYEALLERFQLPVFNLVQRLIDDSSEAGDVTQDVFLKVFRNVTAFRGQSSLKTWIYRIAVNEAHNRRRWFGRHKRAEVGLEAEGDGLGYLDHLSDAARSPYDLALNEEWRSAIEKALEGLNPVFRSAVVLRDLEDLSYEEIADVLDVSLGTVKSRILRGRESLRKALVEQLEPSRGLHFTPQTAAD is encoded by the coding sequence ATGCCAGAGCTCGGTAATGAAGTGGCTCCCCCGGAATGGCCGGGGTGGCCCGACGAGGGGTGTCTTCTCGAGAGTCTCCGGTCTGGCTCTGAATCGGCCTACGAGGCTCTTCTGGAACGCTTCCAGTTGCCGGTCTTTAATCTGGTTCAACGCTTGATCGACGACTCCAGCGAAGCGGGCGACGTCACTCAGGATGTATTCCTGAAAGTCTTTCGTAACGTCACTGCCTTCCGCGGCCAAAGTTCACTGAAGACCTGGATCTACCGCATTGCCGTCAACGAGGCGCACAATCGCCGCCGTTGGTTCGGCCGCCACAAGCGCGCCGAAGTAGGTCTCGAAGCCGAAGGTGATGGCCTGGGCTACCTCGATCACCTGAGCGATGCTGCTCGCTCACCTTACGATCTCGCCCTCAATGAGGAGTGGAGATCGGCGATCGAAAAAGCCTTGGAAGGCTTGAATCCTGTGTTCCGGTCGGCTGTTGTGCTACGGGACCTGGAGGATCTGAGCTACGAAGAGATTGCCGACGTCCTTGATGTCTCGCTCGGCACGGTGAAGTCCCGGATCCTGCGCGGTCGCGAGTCGCTCCGCAAGGCTCTGGTTGAACAGTTGGAACCGTCCAGGGGGTTGCACTTCACCCCTCAGACGGCCGCCGACTAA
- a CDS encoding anti-sigma factor family protein, with translation MDCQQTRLMLSALQDGCVVESERRLLLAHLKHCAACSLLQAELDMVRQSVRSVKSRPMPSHVALSLRAMASREASRRRRYVDLRTWLRHFGEHAALSINNLMRPIALPAFGGLASAVFLFSMVMTNFQGIIVSHPNDVPIAIATVPSVRATLLDMSEAEITVDVFVDEQGRVIDYSFPDGYGSANTASLRRKLENSLLFTEFNPATTFGMPTSGWVRVKFSGRSQIDVKG, from the coding sequence ATGGACTGCCAACAAACAAGGTTGATGCTCTCCGCGCTCCAGGACGGCTGTGTGGTCGAATCTGAGCGGAGATTGCTGCTGGCGCACCTGAAACACTGCGCCGCCTGCTCCCTGCTCCAGGCGGAACTGGATATGGTGCGGCAATCGGTGCGCTCGGTGAAATCCCGGCCCATGCCGTCCCACGTCGCCCTGTCCCTGCGCGCCATGGCTTCCCGCGAAGCGTCTCGCCGCCGCCGCTATGTCGATCTCCGCACCTGGCTCCGCCACTTCGGAGAACACGCCGCCCTATCGATCAATAACCTTATGCGGCCCATCGCCCTGCCTGCCTTTGGTGGCCTGGCTTCGGCCGTCTTCCTGTTCTCCATGGTCATGACGAACTTCCAGGGCATCATCGTCAGCCACCCCAACGATGTGCCCATCGCCATCGCCACTGTGCCCTCCGTCCGCGCCACGCTTCTGGATATGTCCGAAGCCGAAATCACCGTCGATGTCTTCGTCGACGAACAGGGCCGCGTCATCGACTACTCGTTCCCTGATGGCTATGGCTCCGCCAACACCGCCTCTCTGCGCCGCAAACTCGAGAACTCGCTCCTGTTCACGGAATTCAATCCGGCCACCACGTTCGGCATGCCCACCTCCGGCTGGGTCCGCGTGAAGTTCAGTGGCCGCAGCCAGATCGACGTCAAGGGTTAG
- the rsmA gene encoding 16S rRNA (adenine(1518)-N(6)/adenine(1519)-N(6))-dimethyltransferase RsmA, which yields MGRPLGQHFLFQHSILARIAEAACPQQVGLCIEIGPGPGGLTEFLHPRAKRLIAVELDSALAAKLRERYTENPTVEIVQGDVLSTNLSQWGPATVCGNLPYYITSPIIEQVLAMGPALERAVFLVQKEVADRLAAPSGNRDYGYLSVATQLFCTVERLFLVKPASFRPPPKVDSAVVRLTPRTSLPVADTKAFLRFASACFRQKRKTLRNNLSAHYPPEKLTNLPEAGLRAEQLSLPELIRLFGVLNP from the coding sequence TTGGGCCGCCCTCTAGGTCAGCATTTTCTCTTTCAGCACTCGATCCTCGCCCGGATCGCCGAGGCCGCCTGCCCACAGCAGGTCGGCCTCTGCATTGAGATCGGTCCCGGTCCCGGTGGCCTCACCGAGTTCCTGCACCCTCGCGCCAAGCGTCTCATTGCCGTCGAACTCGACTCCGCCTTGGCGGCCAAACTCCGCGAACGCTACACCGAGAACCCGACTGTCGAAATCGTGCAGGGCGACGTCCTCTCCACGAACCTCTCCCAGTGGGGACCCGCCACCGTCTGCGGCAACCTGCCCTACTACATCACCTCCCCCATCATTGAGCAGGTCCTCGCCATGGGACCAGCCCTCGAACGCGCAGTCTTCCTCGTCCAGAAAGAAGTGGCCGACCGCCTGGCCGCCCCATCCGGCAATCGCGACTACGGCTACCTCTCCGTCGCCACCCAGCTTTTCTGTACAGTGGAACGCCTCTTCCTCGTGAAGCCCGCCTCCTTCCGGCCGCCGCCCAAAGTCGATAGCGCCGTCGTCCGCCTCACGCCCCGGACCTCTCTCCCCGTCGCCGACACCAAGGCCTTCCTGCGTTTCGCCTCCGCCTGCTTCCGGCAGAAACGAAAGACCTTACGCAATAATCTCTCGGCCCACTACCCCCCCGAGAAGCTCACCAACCTCCCCGAAGCCGGCCTCCGCGCCGAACAACTCAGCCTCCCCGAACTCATCCGCCTCTTCGGTGTCCTGAACCCCTAG
- a CDS encoding NAD(P)-dependent alcohol dehydrogenase, which produces MHDVRAYSAVHSTSPLAPTSVARREPTPTDIEIEILYCGVCHSDLHQARNEWHNTVYPCVPGHEIVGRVKSAGPGVTRFKAGDLAAVGCMVDSCGVCPECREHLEQFCEKGATWTYNGADKHTGAQTFGGYSESIVVDENFALRVPANLDLAGVAPLLCAGITTYSPLRHWKAGPGKKVGVVGLGGLGHMAVKFASAFGAHVVLFTTSPNKKDDALRLGAHEVVLSRNPEEMAAHAGSFDFILDCVSADHDLNAYLQLLKRDGTLTLVGAPEKPLPIASFNLILGRRRLSGSPIGSIPETQEMLDFCGEHGITSDIEIIPIQKVNEAYDRLLKQDVKYRFVIDMASLKKETAA; this is translated from the coding sequence ATGCACGACGTCAGAGCTTATTCGGCAGTCCACTCAACCTCTCCTCTTGCCCCTACCTCCGTGGCTCGGCGCGAGCCCACGCCCACCGATATCGAAATCGAGATTCTCTATTGCGGAGTCTGCCACTCCGACCTCCACCAGGCCCGCAACGAATGGCACAACACCGTCTACCCCTGCGTCCCCGGCCACGAGATCGTCGGGCGCGTGAAGAGCGCCGGACCCGGCGTCACCAGGTTCAAGGCGGGTGACCTCGCCGCCGTCGGCTGCATGGTCGACTCCTGCGGCGTCTGCCCGGAATGCCGCGAGCACCTCGAACAGTTCTGCGAGAAGGGCGCCACCTGGACCTATAACGGCGCAGACAAGCACACGGGCGCCCAGACCTTCGGCGGCTACTCCGAGAGCATCGTCGTCGACGAGAACTTCGCCCTGCGTGTGCCGGCCAACCTGGATCTGGCCGGAGTCGCTCCATTGCTTTGCGCCGGCATCACCACCTACTCGCCGCTACGCCACTGGAAGGCGGGTCCCGGTAAGAAAGTCGGTGTCGTCGGCCTCGGCGGCCTCGGCCACATGGCCGTGAAGTTCGCCAGTGCGTTCGGAGCCCACGTCGTCCTGTTTACGACCTCCCCTAACAAGAAGGACGACGCCCTCCGCCTCGGCGCGCACGAGGTGGTCCTCTCCCGCAATCCCGAAGAAATGGCCGCTCACGCCGGCAGCTTCGACTTCATCCTCGATTGCGTCTCGGCCGACCACGACCTCAACGCCTACCTCCAGTTGCTGAAGCGCGACGGTACGCTGACCCTCGTCGGAGCGCCCGAAAAGCCGCTCCCCATTGCCAGCTTCAACCTCATCCTTGGCCGCCGCCGCCTCTCCGGTTCGCCCATCGGCAGCATCCCGGAGACGCAGGAGATGCTCGACTTCTGTGGCGAACACGGCATCACCTCCGACATCGAGATCATCCCCATCCAGAAGGTGAACGAAGCCTACGACCGCCTGCTCAAGCAGGATGTGAAGTACCGTTTCGTCATCGATATGGCTAGCCTAAAGAAGGAGACCGCAGCCTAA
- a CDS encoding AraC family transcriptional regulator, giving the protein MAKRFRVSSLLAGKLEELGVQPAAILRQAGLPSGLFDHPKPAVSTEEFFALWQAIGEVSRDPAIGVKIGTEQRIERYDPIAIAALYAPSFSEALHRMARFKQLTCPEEIRIISGARETSVQFLWLLATIPEPSILVDLCFAWVVTIARRGTGTPLSPTRLRLTRARDDQAFLAEYFGCLIEYEAGENAICFHNADLARPFLTHNAELFSMIAPQLEQELNQRDAELSFPDRVRATLKQQLAGQRPTVQILASALNMSVRSLQRRLTTDGSSFQQVLEDARRELARHYLVHSALELNETAYLLGYEDANSFVRAFRCWEGIPPAHWREQQRAQADSMLLISSN; this is encoded by the coding sequence ATGGCCAAACGCTTTCGTGTGAGCTCGTTGCTCGCCGGCAAGTTGGAAGAGTTGGGAGTGCAGCCCGCCGCCATTCTGAGGCAGGCGGGCCTGCCCTCCGGGCTGTTCGACCACCCCAAGCCCGCCGTCAGTACGGAGGAGTTCTTTGCCCTTTGGCAGGCCATCGGCGAGGTCAGCCGGGATCCCGCCATCGGCGTCAAGATCGGCACCGAGCAGCGCATCGAGCGCTACGACCCCATCGCCATTGCCGCGCTGTATGCCCCCTCCTTCTCTGAAGCGCTGCACCGCATGGCCCGCTTCAAACAGCTCACCTGTCCGGAGGAGATCCGCATCATCAGCGGAGCCCGTGAGACCAGCGTCCAGTTCCTCTGGCTGCTGGCCACCATCCCCGAACCCTCGATCCTGGTCGACCTCTGCTTCGCCTGGGTCGTCACCATCGCCCGCCGCGGCACGGGAACACCCTTGTCCCCCACTCGCCTCCGGCTCACCCGGGCGCGCGACGATCAGGCGTTCCTGGCAGAGTACTTTGGCTGTCTCATCGAATACGAGGCCGGGGAGAACGCCATCTGCTTCCACAACGCGGACCTGGCCCGCCCCTTCCTCACTCACAACGCCGAGCTGTTCTCGATGATCGCGCCCCAACTGGAACAGGAACTGAATCAGCGCGATGCCGAGCTCAGCTTCCCTGACCGCGTTCGCGCCACCTTGAAGCAACAACTGGCCGGGCAGCGCCCCACCGTCCAGATCCTGGCCAGTGCCCTCAACATGAGCGTCCGCTCCCTGCAGCGCCGCCTCACCACCGACGGTTCGAGCTTCCAGCAGGTGCTCGAAGACGCGCGCCGCGAACTGGCCCGCCACTACCTGGTCCACTCTGCGCTGGAGCTGAATGAAACGGCCTATCTGCTCGGCTACGAGGACGCCAACTCCTTCGTGCGCGCCTTCCGCTGCTGGGAGGGGATTCCGCCCGCCCACTGGCGCGAGCAACAACGCGCCCAAGCGGATTCCATGCTACTGATATCATCGAATTAG
- a CDS encoding ArsR/SmtB family transcription factor, which translates to MLAALGAEPRLRILRLLLTAHPGGLVVGDIQAELGIPPSTLSHHLEKLKNEELVKVRRESTFLRYTANTDGLKEMLDFLYAECCTRNNVIDPKDIAPAC; encoded by the coding sequence ATGCTCGCCGCCCTGGGCGCCGAGCCGCGGCTCCGCATCCTGCGCCTGCTGCTCACCGCGCATCCCGGTGGCCTCGTTGTCGGAGACATCCAGGCCGAGCTCGGCATCCCGCCGTCGACCCTCTCCCACCACCTGGAGAAGCTCAAGAACGAGGAACTGGTGAAGGTCCGCCGTGAGAGCACGTTCCTTCGTTACACCGCCAATACCGACGGGCTGAAGGAGATGCTCGACTTCCTGTACGCCGAGTGCTGCACGCGCAACAACGTCATCGACCCCAAAGACATCGCCCCGGCCTGCTGA
- a CDS encoding alpha-L-fucosidase, whose protein sequence is MQKLALFLIASSTVFGQTYQPNWESIDKRPTPAWFQDAKFGIFIHWGVYSVPAYAPVIPGKLAYAEWYWNAMTNGQKPGANAIQSGTWAYHKKMYGADYPYQNFAPQFRAELYDPDHWADVFQRSGAKYVALTSKHHEGFALWPSKEASATWGRPWNAVEIGPKRDVLGDLTEAVRRKGLKMGFYYSLYEWYNPLWLTDKPRYIREHMFPQFKDLVNRYHPAIIFSDGEWDLPSSEWHTPELMAWLLNESPVKEDVVINDRWGKDSRHKHGGYWTTEYTPGMSGMEHPWEESRGMGFSYGYNRAENLSHYHSGKELVIMLVDLVSRGGNLLLDIGPDADGTIPVVMEERLIQIGDFLRVNGDAIYGTKPWTTSRQWSAGEVPKVEYNKEYETAYDLSKLVAKPAAGKASIDAFFTAKGNNVYAIMPRWPGRRFVLQSKAALKPKSVELLGGGALKWQPTPAGLAITLPDVPEDLMQQPAWVIKVSQ, encoded by the coding sequence ATGCAGAAGTTGGCCCTCTTCCTGATCGCATCCTCCACGGTCTTTGGCCAGACCTATCAACCCAACTGGGAATCCATCGACAAACGGCCCACCCCCGCCTGGTTCCAGGACGCCAAGTTCGGAATCTTCATCCACTGGGGCGTCTACTCCGTGCCCGCCTACGCTCCGGTGATTCCCGGCAAACTCGCCTATGCCGAGTGGTATTGGAACGCCATGACGAATGGCCAGAAGCCCGGCGCCAACGCCATCCAGTCGGGCACCTGGGCATACCACAAGAAGATGTATGGCGCGGATTATCCCTATCAGAACTTCGCTCCGCAGTTTCGCGCCGAGCTCTACGACCCCGACCATTGGGCCGACGTCTTCCAGCGCTCCGGCGCAAAGTATGTCGCGTTGACCTCCAAGCACCACGAAGGCTTCGCGCTCTGGCCCAGCAAGGAAGCCTCCGCCACCTGGGGCCGCCCCTGGAACGCCGTCGAGATCGGGCCCAAACGCGACGTGCTGGGCGACCTCACCGAAGCCGTGCGCCGCAAGGGCCTCAAGATGGGCTTCTACTATTCCCTCTACGAGTGGTACAACCCGCTCTGGCTCACCGACAAGCCGCGCTATATCCGCGAGCACATGTTCCCGCAGTTCAAGGACCTGGTGAACCGCTACCACCCCGCCATCATCTTCAGCGACGGCGAGTGGGACCTGCCTTCCTCTGAATGGCATACGCCGGAACTGATGGCCTGGCTCCTGAACGAATCGCCCGTCAAGGAAGACGTGGTCATCAATGACCGCTGGGGCAAGGACAGCCGCCACAAGCACGGCGGTTATTGGACCACCGAGTACACGCCCGGCATGAGCGGCATGGAGCATCCTTGGGAAGAGAGCCGCGGCATGGGCTTCTCCTATGGCTACAACCGCGCCGAGAACCTGTCGCACTACCACTCCGGCAAAGAGCTGGTCATCATGCTGGTCGACCTCGTCAGCCGCGGGGGCAACCTGCTGCTCGACATCGGCCCCGATGCCGATGGCACCATCCCCGTGGTGATGGAAGAACGCCTCATCCAGATCGGCGACTTCCTGCGCGTCAACGGCGATGCGATCTATGGCACCAAGCCCTGGACCACGTCGCGCCAGTGGAGCGCCGGCGAAGTGCCCAAGGTCGAGTACAACAAGGAGTACGAGACCGCTTACGACCTGTCGAAGCTGGTGGCCAAGCCTGCCGCGGGCAAGGCCTCCATCGATGCCTTCTTCACGGCCAAAGGCAACAACGTCTATGCCATCATGCCCCGCTGGCCCGGCCGCCGCTTCGTCCTGCAGTCGAAGGCCGCACTGAAGCCGAAGTCGGTGGAACTGCTCGGCGGCGGCGCCCTGAAGTGGCAGCCGACCCCTGCCGGCCTGGCCATCACCCTGCCGGATGTTCCGGAAGACCTGATGCAGCAGCCGGCCTGGGTGATCAAGGTCAGCCAGTAA
- a CDS encoding serine hydrolase domain-containing protein: MTKRLPLLLLVPVLVLAADDPVAARLDAVFAPLAQGSVPGLAVLVRQDGRTLFQRGYGVTDLRSATPIEAATNFRLASFTKQFTAMSVMLLVKDGKLRYDDPLTKVFPDFPAYGKTITIRHLLTHTSGLPDYEDVMEAGAQRWTPQDQIRDEEVLKLLKAQTKPRFAAGTSWSYSNSGYVVLGLVVAKVSGMPFGEFLQQRIFKPLHMDQTLAYVAGRNNVVHRAYGHAKQKDVFVERDQSSTSATLGDGGIYSNLSDLAKWDDALSRNTLLGASAMKEALTPAKLSDGSPTRWPAQKNEDNLNPGKPVSYGFGWFLDPYKDQPRTWHTGSTTGFRTVIQRFHQHKLTVIVLCNRTDLDAAQLSLQAADTVLGAH; the protein is encoded by the coding sequence ATGACAAAACGCCTACCCTTGCTGTTGCTGGTGCCCGTCCTGGTCCTGGCTGCCGATGATCCTGTCGCGGCCCGCCTGGATGCCGTCTTCGCGCCGCTTGCCCAAGGCAGCGTGCCCGGTCTGGCGGTGCTGGTCCGCCAGGATGGCCGGACCCTGTTTCAGCGAGGGTATGGCGTCACCGATCTCCGCTCGGCCACGCCCATCGAGGCCGCGACCAACTTCCGCCTGGCGTCCTTCACCAAGCAGTTCACGGCCATGTCCGTGATGCTGCTGGTGAAGGACGGCAAGCTCCGCTACGACGATCCGCTCACCAAGGTCTTCCCGGACTTCCCGGCCTACGGCAAGACGATCACCATCCGCCATCTGCTCACGCACACCTCCGGATTGCCGGATTACGAAGACGTGATGGAAGCTGGCGCCCAGCGGTGGACGCCGCAGGACCAGATCCGGGATGAAGAGGTTCTGAAGCTGCTCAAGGCTCAAACCAAGCCCAGGTTTGCGGCCGGAACCAGTTGGTCGTACAGCAACTCCGGCTACGTTGTCCTTGGGCTGGTAGTCGCCAAGGTGTCAGGCATGCCGTTCGGCGAGTTCCTCCAGCAGCGCATCTTCAAGCCGCTTCACATGGATCAGACCCTCGCCTATGTCGCCGGCCGCAACAATGTGGTCCACCGCGCCTACGGCCACGCGAAGCAGAAGGACGTCTTCGTCGAACGCGACCAGAGCTCCACGTCCGCCACGCTCGGTGATGGCGGCATCTACTCGAACCTGTCGGACCTTGCCAAGTGGGACGACGCACTCTCCCGCAACACCCTGCTGGGCGCGTCGGCCATGAAGGAGGCTTTGACGCCCGCCAAGCTCTCCGATGGCTCGCCCACCCGTTGGCCCGCCCAGAAGAACGAAGACAACCTCAACCCGGGCAAGCCGGTCTCCTACGGCTTCGGCTGGTTCCTGGATCCCTACAAAGACCAGCCGCGCACTTGGCATACCGGCAGCACCACCGGATTCCGGACGGTGATCCAGCGCTTTCACCAGCACAAGCTGACGGTCATCGTGCTCTGCAACCGGACCGACCTCGACGCCGCGCAGCTCTCCCTGCAGGCCGCCGACACGGTGCTGGGCGCGCATTAA